Within the Streptomyces sp. YIM 121038 genome, the region GGTGGGGCCCGTGGCTCCGGGCCCCGCGGGCGGTTCCGGCAGGGCCTCCGGGGGCGCCGCGGGGGCGGCCGGCCCGGGGGCGGGCGGCTCGGTCACCGCCGGTTCCGCCACCCCGCCCGGCCGTGGCTCGACCACGGCGGGTCCCGCCATCCCGGGCGCCGGCGGTTCGGTCACCGCACGCTCCGCGATGCCGCCCGCCGGGGACCCGAGCGCCGGGTCCAGGGGGGCGAGGGTCGCCGCGCCCGGCCGCGCGCCCGCGTCGATCAGCGCTTGGTAAGGCCCTACCGCACGCGTACCCAGTCGTCGCAGGGCCGACCACATCGTCACCTGGTTCGCCGAGAGGACCGGCACCCGCAGCTCCGCTTCCAGCTGCGGGATGACGTCGTACGTGGGCAGGTTCGTACAGCTGATGAACAGCGCGTCCACCGGCCGCAGGACGGCGCGGCGCGCCATGTCCGCGACGTCGCGGTAGGGCACCTTCCAGATGTGCCGGGTGAGTCCGAGGTAGGCGCGGCCCACGACCGAGACGCCCGCCTCGCCCAGATACTCCTCCAGGGCCTGCGTCACCGACCAGGTGTACGGCGTGACGAGGGCGATGCGGCGCGCGTCCAGCTCGGCGAGGGCCTCCAGGAGGGCGCCGGAGGTGGTCACCGCGGCCACCTCGCCCTCGCGCGTCATGGCCTCGCACATCGCCCGCTCGCCCGCCACGCCGCCGACGAAGCTGCCGGACGTGCAGGCGTACGCGAGGACTTCGGGCTCGGCGGCGGTCAGCGCCCGGACCGCCTCGGCGAGCGTCTCGTGCTCGCTGACCAGGCGCGCGAGGTCGAGGCTGACCTCGACGGGCACATACGGCGTGCGCGTGAGGTGCAGGGAGACGTCGTCGGGGACCCAGCGCCACAGCTCGCGGTCCAGGGCGAAGTCGAAGGGGGCGACGACACCGACACCGCGCTGCGGGTGCGGTCCGCCGGCCAGGGAGAACGACGTGACGTCCATGAGCAGGCCCTACGTTCGTGCGTGCGTGCAGTGACAGGGCCGGCCGGGGGCCGGAAGTGGTGCGGTACCGGCGACGCGCCGGGACGTCGGGACGGGGGGCGTGTGCGGCGTGCACACGGTGGCGGGAGCGGGTGCGCCGAACGTACTCGCCGCCGCCGTCACGGGAGTGCAGTGCCTCTGTTGACGAAGGTAGGTTCGGGTGCCAGCGTGGTCAATCCGCACATCTCAGACAGTCGAAGACGCCGGCTCGCGCGGCGTCGCGGGCGCCGTCCGGCCCGTCGTCCGAGCCGTCCGTCCGCGCGCGGTCCGGGCGCTCCGTGCGGACCGTGCGGGCCGTGGCCCGGGCGCTCGGAGACACGTGCCGCACACCTCCAGTCCAGCACGCACTTCCAGGGAAGCGGGCTCTCGTTGCGAAACGGATTCTCCACCGTGTCCGAAAGAACCGGGTCCGGGGGCGCCGGGGCGCCCCCCACCGTCCTGGTCCTCGACGCCCCGGCGCCCGCGCCGCCGCCGCGGCTCGGCGCGCTGACCGGCCGGGCCCGCGTCCGGCACACCGACGCGGACGGCCTCGCCGGGGAACTGCCGGGCGCCGACGTGCTGTTGGTGTGGGACTTCCTGTCCGACGCGGTGCGCCGCGCCTGGCCTGGCGAGGGGCCGCGGCCGCGCTGGGTGCACACCGCGAGCGCGGGTGTCGACCGGCTGATGTGTCCCGAACTCGTCGCCTCCGACACCGTGGTGACCAATGCCCGGGGCGTCTTCGACCAGCCGATCGCCGAGTACGTCGCGGCGCTCGTGCTCGCGCTGGCCAAGGACCTGCCGCGCACGCTCGCCCTCCAGGGCGAGCGGACGTGGCTGCACCGCGAGAGCCAGCGGGTGGCGGGCACGCGCGCGTGCGTGGTGGGTTCGGGCCCGATCGGCCGGGCGATCGTGCGCGCGCTCAAGGCGATCGGCGTCACCACGGTCCTGGTCGGCCGCACCCCGCGGACCGGTGTGCACGGCCCCGCCGACCTCGACCGGCTGCTCGCCCGCGCCGACTGGGTGGTGTGC harbors:
- a CDS encoding D-2-hydroxyacid dehydrogenase, encoding MSERTGSGGAGAPPTVLVLDAPAPAPPPRLGALTGRARVRHTDADGLAGELPGADVLLVWDFLSDAVRRAWPGEGPRPRWVHTASAGVDRLMCPELVASDTVVTNARGVFDQPIAEYVAALVLALAKDLPRTLALQGERTWLHRESQRVAGTRACVVGSGPIGRAIVRALKAIGVTTVLVGRTPRTGVHGPADLDRLLARADWVVCAAPLTEDTRGMFDERRFGVMQPSARFINVGRGPLVVEDDLVAALSKRWIAGAALDVFEHEPLAPDSPLWTAPGLLVSPHMSGDTVGWRDELGAQFVALYGRWEAGRPLPNVVDKERGYVPGH
- a CDS encoding aspartate/glutamate racemase family protein encodes the protein MDVTSFSLAGGPHPQRGVGVVAPFDFALDRELWRWVPDDVSLHLTRTPYVPVEVSLDLARLVSEHETLAEAVRALTAAEPEVLAYACTSGSFVGGVAGERAMCEAMTREGEVAAVTTSGALLEALAELDARRIALVTPYTWSVTQALEEYLGEAGVSVVGRAYLGLTRHIWKVPYRDVADMARRAVLRPVDALFISCTNLPTYDVIPQLEAELRVPVLSANQVTMWSALRRLGTRAVGPYQALIDAGARPGAATLAPLDPALGSPAGGIAERAVTEPPAPGMAGPAVVEPRPGGVAEPAVTEPPAPGPAAPAAPPEALPEPPAGPGATGPTPEGGWT